The Eurosta solidaginis isolate ZX-2024a chromosome 4, ASM4086904v1, whole genome shotgun sequence genome includes a window with the following:
- the LOC137248982 gene encoding uncharacterized protein: MNNRVCKISITLAVVALCCIVFVHSLKCYTCTSVSDCKKPKLQECNYNLANQTREYLNWYYSGLPNATTYGFECMSDWLKTYSSEMAHRGCIYNNFQSCSYSIRPYYAQSHKRSCKQCYKDKCNPADRTSSNLFAIVFTLCATALAKYL, encoded by the exons ATGAATAATCGTGTTTGTAAAATTTCAATTACACTCGCAGTTGTAGCTTTGTGTTGTATTGTATTTG TTCACTCTTTAAAGTGTTATACTTGTACGAGTGTTAGTGATTGTAAAAAGCCAAAATTACAAGAATGCAACTACAATTTAGCCAACCAAACTAGGGAGTATCTTAATTGGTATTATTCTGGCTTGCCAAACGCCACAACGTATGGTTTCGAGTGTATGAGTGATTGGCTAAAGACAT ATTCCAGTGAAATGGCGCATAGAGGATGCATCTATAATAACTTCCAAAGCTGTAGTTATTCAATACGTCCATACTATGCGCAGAGTCACAAACGTTCGTGCAAACAATGCTACAAAGATAAATGTAATCCAGCTGATCGTACCAGTAGCAATTTGTTTGCGATTGTGTTTACACTTTGTGCCACTGCGCTGGCAAAATATTTATGA